In the Chlamydiota bacterium genome, ATTGTGAGTTTGCTTGCTTTTTTTAATTCCTCACAGGAAGGGGAAGACTGGATTACCCTCATGACGGGATCGGGGGTTCACTTAGAATGGTTGATGGGAGAGGGGGAAATGCTATGAGTCGTTTAAAGGCGATGGGTGGAATTCTGATTATTTTTATCATAGGGGTTTTGGTTGGAGGAGTCGGTATTCATTGTCTTGAAAAGAGAATTTTAACGCAAGCTTTTGAAGGATCTGGAAAACTCTCAACTTTTTTAGTGAATCGGATTTCTCGGAGGCTTGATCTTGATTCTATTCAGAAAGATAAACTAGCTATGATCGTTCAGAATTCACGAGAAAAATTAAAAATCATTCGTGTTGAAACCATGCCGCGTATTCAGGCTATTTTTCACGATGCAGAACAGGAAATTTTAAAATTATTAACTCTAGACCAGCAGAAAAAATTTGAAAAGTTAATTCAAAAACGAAAGACTTTTATCGACCGAATGATGGTTAAATAAGCCCCCTCTCATAAAATGAAATTTTTTATTCATTTTATGGAAAAAGGGTATAATCGGGGCTTAGAGGGAGGGCCTATGATGGGAGAAATGGTGAAGGGGGTACTAACAGAAGTAAAACGAATTGCCGTCATCGATGATACCCCAGATACAGTTAAGCTTGTAAGCGAAGTTCTTGCAGTAGAAGGTGTTGAGGTTCTAAAGGCCTATAATGGTGTTGTTGGACTTGAGATGATTTTACAGTCAAAACCTGATCTTGTGTTATTAGATGTGGTTCTTCCAGGATTAGGTGGTTATGAAATATGCCGCAAGGTTAAGTCAAATCCACTCCTTTGGTCTATTCCCATTATCTTTTTAACCTCAAAAGATGAATTAAAAGAGAAGGTTGAAGGTCTTTATAGTGGAGTGGATGACTACATCACAAAACCTTTTGAGATGGAAGAACTCCTGGCACGCATCCGCATGATTTTTTCTCGAAGTGCGAGATATCTTGACGCAAACCCGCTCACAAAATTACCAGGCAATTGCATGGTTCAAAGAAAAATTTCGGAGGTTCTGGATCAAAAACAATCCTTTGCTGTTTGTTATTTAGACATCAATCACTTTAAATCTTTTAATGATCAATATGGTTTTTTGAGAGGGGATAAACTCATTTTAGCCCTGGCCCATCTTTTAGTAGAAACCGTTCAAGGTTATGGATCATCTATGGATTTTGTGGGGCATATTGGAGGTGATGATTTTATTGTTGTAACAACTGTGAAAGTAGCCGACTCTTTGTGCGATAAAATGATTCAGGGGTTCGATCGCATTATTCCTTCTTTTTATGATTCTGAAGATCGTGATCGAGGAGTCATTTTGCTTGCGAATCGCGAGGGTATCCTTCAAGAATTTCCTCTGGCAACCCTTTCCATTGCAGTGGTTACGAATGAGAATAATCAAATTTCCCATGCTGCGCAGATTTCAGCGATTGCTGCCGATCTTAAGTCCTACGCAAAAAAATTCCAACGCAGTTGCTATGTGAAGGATCGTCGTCTCAAGCAACCGATTTAAATCGCACGACCCTCTTTTATTCTTCTATTCTCATTAAATTTTTTCATCAGCCCATGAATTTCTTGAATGTTATAAGGCTTATTTACAAATTCTTTTGCCCCAAGTTTAAGCGTTTGAGAATAAATACCCCAGTCTCCAAAGGCTGTGATGGGGATAAGTTCTGTATTCGGAGAATGTTTTTTGGTGTACTGAATAATTTGAATTCCATCCACTTCAGGCATGCTAATATCCGTAAAGATAATGTCATACGGATTGATTTCTATTAAATGAAGAGCCTCCCTCGCCTTTGTGCAGATGGTAATATCTCGATCGTCAGCCTCTAAAATGCTGTGAAGAATCTCAGCTTGGTCGTGATCATCATCCACCACAAGGATTTTAGTAGCCATAATTCCTCCTTTACCTCTCATTCATTCTAACATGTTTTGGAGGGGGTGTTTCTATGATTTAGATCATCCCACCACCTCTCGTTGGCCCTTTGGGCCAATCCACCAAAGGCGGACCTGCCTTTGGCAGTACGAGAGGTGGTGGGGTCGGGTCAGTTCGACAAAGTCGGACCCACCTTGGGTGGTACAGCAGGTGATGGGATCATATCTTGATATAAAAAATTGATGTGAATATGACTCTACTTCAAGTAGAATCTAATCATTTTACGAACGACAAAAATACAAAGGATGTTATGTATCCTTATGAGTTAGTGGTGATTGGTTCAGGTCCAGGCGGTGCTTATGGAGCTATTCGTGCGGCACAGTTAGGGCTACGCGTGGCCTTGGTTGAAAAAGATGAAGTGGGAGGAGTTTGCCTTAATCGGGGGTGCATTCCTTCAAAGGCCATTATTCGATCCGCTCAAATTTTTGAATTATTAAAAGAAGCAAAGACCTTTGGTATTGGGCTTGAAAAGGTCTCTTTGGATTACCCGATCGTGATTGAAAGAAGCCGAAAAATTGTGGATCGACTCAGTAAAGGTTTGGAATTTCTTCTCAAGAAAAATAAAGTGGATCTGATCAAAGGCAAGGCCTCGATCGCTGACCCTCATCGTGTTTTAGTTGAACCTTCTGTTACCTTAGACACAGAAAAAATTCTCATCTCTACAGGGTCGACTGTTAAAGAGGTTTCAGGATTTAAGATGGATGAAAAATTTATTATTTCAAGTGATCGTGCCTTAATGCAAGAAGTACTTCCCAAATCCATATTTATTTTAGGGGGAGGTGTGGTTGGGGTTGAATTTGCCTATCTTTATCGCTCTTTTGGAGTGGATGTCACTATTTTAGAGGCCCAGTCTAGACTCTTGCCATCGTTAGATGCGGATCTCGGTGCAGAGCTGGAGAGATCTTTTCGAAAAAAAGGGATTAAGGTTCTGTGTTCAAGCCGGGCATCCAGGGCGCAAGTAGAAAATTCTGTTCTAAAAATTTCTTATGAGGATAAGACTCGGGTAGAGAAGGAGCTTTATGCTCATCAGGTGTTGGTGGGGATCGGACGTAAAGCGCTTTCAGAAGAATTAGGACTTGAAAAATTAGGTATAGAACTTGCCAATGGATATATCAAGGTGAGGGATAATTTCCAGACATCTCTCCCTTCTATTTTCGCCATTGGGGATGTGATTGGTCCTCCACTTTTAGCCCATGCGGCCAGTGAAGAAGGTAAAGCAGCTGTTGAAATGATGGCAGGGAAAAGACATGCGCCGCTTACTAAAACGGCGATCCCTAGCTGTGTGTATTGTCATCCTGAGGTTGCCAGTGTAGGGCTATCAGAAGAAGAGGCGAAGAATTTAAATTTGACAGTGAAGGTAGGTAAATTTCCATTTCGCGCTTCGGGAAGGGCTTTGGCTGAAGGGCACGATGAAGGTTTTGTGAAGGTCATTGTTGATGGCTCTTCAGGAAAACTTTTAGGTGGGCATATTATGGGTGAGGGAGCAACCGAACTGATTGCTGAATTGACCCTGATTCAGTCTTTGGGGTTATCAGTTGAACAGGTTCTGGATGTAGTGCATGCTCATCCGACCCTTTCAGAAGCCGTTCATGAGGCGTTGTTGGCGTCTCAGGGGAGAAGTCTGAATATATAAATCCAATAAATCCAAAAATTAAACATCAAAAATCAAAATGACAAATCAAAATTTAAAATATTTTCCCTGCAGTAGCATTAGAAATTTTAGATTTTAATATGTCATTTTGCATTTTGATTTTTGGATTTATAGGGGGGGGCAGAGGGATTATTTTTATCACTTTCACACACAAATGGTTATGGCGACAACAACATTAACTTCACATTCTCGTCTTCCGTCCTGGATTAAGGTCCAGTTTCCGGGTCAGCCTGAGTATTTGAAAACACGGTCTATTTTGCAGCGCTTGCGTCTGAATACTGTTTGCCAGGAGGCTCGATGTCCCAATGTCGGGGAATGCTGGGAGAATCGGGCTGCGACCTTTATGATTTTAGGGGATGTTTGTACCCGAGCTTGTGGTTTCTGTCATGTTTCAAAAGGAAAACCAAAAACGGTTGATTCTGAGGAACCCCTTCGTTTGGCTCAAGCGGTTCGTGAATTAGAGATGAGGCATGTGGTGATCACTTCTGTTGATCGAGATGATTTGCCGGATGGAGGAGCAGGACATTTTGCAAAAGTGGTCGAGAACATTAAAGTATTGAATAAGGATGTGACGGTTGAGGTTTTAACCCCTGACTTTAGAGGAAATAAAGAATCTTTAAGGAAAGTTCTAAATTCCCCCATTGATGTTTTTAATCATAATCTTGAAACCGTTCCCAGACTTTACCGGAAAGCGAGACGAGGTTCCATTTATGAGCGCTCACTTCAGGTTTTAAAGTGGGCGAAGAAGCTGAGGCCTCAAGTGCTTACAAAGTCTGGATTGATGCTAGGTCTAGGCGAAACCTTTTCTGAAGTTTTTTCTGTTCTAAAAGATTTAGTCAATATTCATTGTGATATTTTAACGCTGGGGCAATATTTAAGGCCGAGTGTAGAACAGCTTCCAGTAGAAAAATTTTTAACTCCAGAAGAATTTAATCATTTCGGAAATGAAGCCCGAAAGATGGGATTTCGCCATGTCGAGTCAGGTCCCTTGGTGAGAAGTTCTTACCATGCGTGGAAGCAGGTATGAAAATTCAAAAATCAAACATCAAAGATCAAAATGACATATCAAAATTTAAAATGTTTCTGAAATGCAGAGGGGAAGAGGTATTTTGGATTTTAATTTGTCATTTTGGTTTTTGATGTTTGGATTTTGATATTTAACAAGGAGAAACCATGTCATTTCGTATTGAAAAAGATGCTTTGGGAGAAAAAAAAGTTCCAGTTGAGGCCTATTATGGGGTTCAGACGGAGAGGGCCATTGAGAATTTTCCGATCAGTGGAATAAAAGCCAATCCCTATTTTATTCGTTCGACGGTGCATATTAAAAAAGCTGCTGCCATCGTTCATAGGGATTTAGGGCTTTTAGATCACCCAAAAGCAGATGCCATTGTTAGAGCTGTTGATGAAATTTTATCCGGAAAATTCATGGATCAATTTCAGGTGGATATTTATCAAGCAGGGGCTGGAACCTCGCATAATATGAATGCGAATGAGGTGATTGCGAATCGGGCCAACGAGATTTTGGGTTTCAAGAAAGGGGAGTATTCTCCCATTCATCCCAATGATCATGTGAATATGGCCCAATCAACCAACGATGTGATTCCTACGGCTATTCGGATTGCTAGTTTGATGTTGGTGAATGAATTGATTCCAAGTTTGGATCATTTGTCAAAGGCATTTCAGGAAAAAGCAAAAGAATTTGATTCTGTGATTAAATCAGGAAGAACCCATCTTCAAGATGCTGTACCCATTCGCTTAGGGCAGGAATTTGGAGCTTACGCGAGCAATGTGGCGAGACACAGAGAATTGATACGAAATGCCTCCGCACTCTTGTATGAATTAGGCTTGGGGGGAAGTGCGGTAGGAACTGGGCTCAATACTCATCCTCTTTATCGAGAAAAGGTTGTGAAGACTCTTTCGAAGCAAACATCTATTGATTTTCGTCCTACAAAAAATTATTTTGAAACCATGCAGAGTTTAGCGCCTTTTGCAACGGTTTCAGGCGCTTTAAGAAATTTTGCTCTGGACATGATTCGGATTGCAAATGATTTGAGACTGATGGCCTCTGGACCCTTAGTGGGATTTGGAGAAATTGTTTTGCCTGCCCTTCAGCCGGGTTCCTCGATGATGCCGGGTAAAATTAATCCTGTCATGGCTGAAATGCTCAACATGCTGATGTTTCAAGTGGTCGGAAATGATACCGCCATCATGATGGCCGCTCAGGCGGGGCAACTTGAACTCAACGTCATGATGCCACTCGTAGGGTATCTCTTACCCCATACCCTTGAAATTTTGAAAAATGGACTTCAAGCCTTTGTTCAATTTGCCCTTTTAGGAATTAAGGCGAATGAAAAGCGCTGTTTGAAATATGCCGAGATGACGCCTTCGATCATTACAGCCTTAAGTCCTTATATGGGCTATTCAAAATCGGCGGAGCTTTTTAAAGAATCACTCAAACGAAGAATAGGAATTCGAGAGCTTGTGCTAGAAAAAAATCTTATGACCAAGGAAAAGCTTGATCAGGTGCTCGATCTTAGAAAGCTTACGGAGCCAGGGATTCCGGGGCAATAAAAAAACGGCCATTCGTTTCGTTGTTCACATCGCTTAAAAAAGAAGGTGAATGATATTGAAAATTTTTGTGAAGGCTAAACTGAAGGCCAAAGAAGAATGTGTCAAAAAAATTGACGAAACCCATTTTGAAGTGTTTGTGAAAGAACCTCCCATTGAAGGACGAGCCAATCGGGCGATTATTGAAACACTCGCTGAGTTTTTAAATCTTCCAAAATCGAGTCTGCAAATCATTTCGGGGCTTACTTCCAAGCAGAAAATGATTCAGATCCAAAATCCAAACATTAAAAATCTTGTCGGACAAATCAAAATTTAAAATGTCTCCCTTGCAATAGCATTAAAAATTTTAAATTTTAATATGTCATTTTTCATTTTGATTTTTGGATTTTGAATTAAAAATAAAAGTAGGGGTCAGGCAGTACCTGGGTGGACAAAAATTTACGGTCAGAAGCGTGCTAATACGTTGCTAGCGTTGAATCGATCTCTGTCGCCCAGGCGTGGATGCCTCCTTTTAGGCTTTTTACCCTTTTAAAGCCCATGTCTTTAAGCAATCGAGCGGCGTTGAGGCTTCGCATCCCGTGATGGCAATGAGTGATAATTTCATCGGTTGTGTCCAATTCATTCAAGCGAGTCGGCAGCTCTCCCAAAGGAATTAAAACGGCTTCCTCTAAATGACAGATGTCATACTCGTGAGGTTCTCGTACATCCACAATGACCACTTTTTTACGATTATCAAGAATTTTTTTGAGCTCTTGAGCAGTAATTTCCATCTCGGATGGGTTTTCGGCTTGAGCTTCTTCTCCTGGGCCCATTGCGCAAAATTCCTCATAATCGATGAGACTTGTGATGGTGGGGTGATCCGAGCAAATAGGGCAGTTTGGATCTTTGCGGAGCTTAAGCTCTCGGATTTTCATGTCCAGGGCATAAATAATCATAAGCCGGCCAATTAAGGGATTTCCTTTCCCTAAAATCAACTTAATCGTTTCAGTCGCTTGAATACAGCCGATAAGCCCTGGAAGAATACCTAGAACACCTCCTTCAGCACAGCTTGGAACGAGCCCTGGAGGAGGGGGTTCAGGATAAAGGCATCGATAGCAAGGGCCTTCTTCAGCTGCAAAAACAGAGGATTGGCCCTCAAAGCGATAAATACTGCCATAGACATTAGGCTTTTTGAGAAGAACGCAGGCATCGTTAACCAGATAGCGGGTTTGAAAATTATCGGTTCCATCGACGACAATGTCATATGGCTCAATCATTTGGAGGGCATTATTCGATGTGAGACGCTCTTTATAAATTTCAACATCGATGCTCGAATTAATCGATAAAATACGCTCTTTGGCGGATTCGGCTTTTGAAGTGCCGAGTTTTGCTTCGCTATGAATGATTTGTCGTTGAAGATTAGAAAAATCTACAACATCAAAATCAACAATGCCCATATGGCCAATCCCTGCCGCCGCCAAATAAAGTGCCAAAGGAGATCCCAGGCCCCCTGCTCCAATGCACAGAACGCGTGCATTACATAACTTCTCCTGGCCTTCCATTCCCACCTCCGGCATAATAAGGTGCCGGCTGTATCGTGCAATTTGTTCTTTCGTTAACATACAATCTCCTCAATGATGAAAAACGGTTTAAAGTTCAATGCTCAAAGTTCAAAGAAAACCCAAGCTTGGAAATCCTTGAACTTTGAACCTTAAACTATCTTTAATGAGCCTTCTTTATAGCTTTCTTTCATGAAATTCGCAAGAGTTTTAGAAGGAATTCTTTTGATAGGTGTATTACAATAGAGCCATGATTAAACGCATTTTAACCAAAGGGGAATTATCCACTCAATCTGAGATCGAGGGCAATTTAAAATATTGGTTGAATCAATCTCCTGAGGATCGGATTAGTGCAGTGGAATATTTCAGAAAACAATACTATGGAAGTTCAGCCAGATTTCAAAGATTTGCTCGTGTTGTTCAACAACAACAAAGTTGAATACCTTCTCGTTGGCGGCTATGCCCTCGCTTTTCATGGAGCTCCTCGCTTTACGGGTGATATGGATATTTTCGTAAAACCAGATCCCCAAAATGCAAAGTGCATTATCAATGCCTTAACCCAGTTTGGTTTTGGTTCCCTTGATGTATCTCCTCTGGATTTTGAATCACCAGGAAAAATTGTTCAATTAGGGGTTCCGCCGGTTCGCATTGATATTATTACTTCCACCACAGGGGTGTCATGGGAGGATGCTGTTTCTGGGAAAGTGGATGGAAAATATGGTGATATTCCTGTGAGCTATATGGGTCGGGAAGAATTTATTTCTAACAAAAAGGCGATGGGACGCAAGAAGGATCTTGCCGATGTTGAGGCCCTTGGCGAAGGTTAATTTTAAGTTTATGAAAAAGCGTTTTTTGGGGAAAACTAATTTAGAAATTTCCGAAATGGGTTTTGGTGCCTGGGCCATTGGGGGAAATGCCTATGGCCCGGTCGATGGTCAAGAATCGCTTCGCGCTTTACGATATGCCTTGGACTGTGGAATCGATTTTATTGATACAGCCGATGTCTATGGCAATGGACATAGTGAAGAGTTAGTTGGGCAAGCCGTTCATGGAAGGAGAGAAGAGGTTTTTCTTGCAACCAAGGCAGGTTGGGATTTTACCCATGGAGCGATCCGGAGTAATTTTGACCGCAGTTATCTTGCCTTTGCTTTAGAAGACAGTCTCAGGCGATTAAAAACTGACCATGTAGATTTATTTCAACTTCATAATCCACCTATGGTTTTGGCCCATGATAGGGCTTTGCTGGAATCGCTTCAGAAAATGCGTCAATCAGGCAAAATTCGTTCTTATGGGGTTTCAGTTCATTCTCCTGATGAAGCCTTTTTTTGGATTGAACATACCGATCTTCAAGTGATTCAAATTGTTTTTAATTTATTAGATCAGCGTCCCATTCCTCAATTATTGAAGATTGCAAGTGAACGAGGGATAGGGATGATCGCTCGGGAACCTTTGGCGTGTGGGATGTTGACGGAGAAGTATGGGGTAGAGACTGTTTTCCCAAAAGATGATCATCGGCGCCGTTGGCCAAAGGAAAAAAAAGAAGCCGATTTAGTAAAGATTTTAAAAATCAAAAGCCTTTTACAACCTCTTTGCGTTCCTCTGTCACAGATCGCCTTAGAATTTGTTCTTTCTTTTCCTGAAATTTCAACAACGATCCCAGGGATGAAAACTGTAGAGCAAGTTAAGGCAAATCTCAAAGCCATTCAGGAAAAATATTTAACTTTTGAAAAGGTTCAACAACTGGTTGATCTCTATCAGAAAGATAGTATCTTTTCACAAGGGCTATACCGAAATTAATGAAAATTGTAAAAACCTGTTGGGTCTAATAAAGGAAAGTTAAGGTAGAGTAGCCAACCAACGGCTGGCGGTCACAATTAAAATTTGCTGTTTTTGATTTGAAATTTTTCTTGCAATATTGGGTCGATTGACCAATTGCAAAGCAGGTATATTTAAATGCGACTGAAATTTCAAAAGACTCTTTGAAACTCCTGTTTCAGAGAGTTTGGCCTCCACTAAAATTTGAGGAACGTGATTATTGGCGATTAAGAAATCAACTTCTTCTCCCTCTTTATTGCGCAAATAATGTAAATCAAAGTTTCCGAGTCCAAGATCATTCCAATTTGAGACGGCTCTTAATAACTCTAGAGCAATCCTATTTTCAAATTTTGCTGAATCAGAAGGAATATTCACGACATCAAAAAGATAGAGTTTCTTTTCTTTTTTGATGGCCCGAGAAATTTTATTTGACCAAGGAGAAATTCTAAAGGCGATAAAAAAGGATTCAAAAACCTTTAGCCAATCTCGAACGCTGTTAAAAGAAACCTGAAGGTCTTGCGCCAGGTTTGACAAAGATAATGGGCTTCCTACTTTTGAGGGAAGGAGCGAAAAGAGTATTTCCACATCGTCCATATTTTTTAGAGAAGTCATATTTCTAATATCTTCGCGAATCAACTGCTGCCCATAATTTTTAGACCATCTTCGATGGACGGTTTCTCGCCCTGATAAATAGGGTTCTGGAAAACCGCTTAAGCGAGAGAGATTTTCCCATATCTTTAGAAGAGCGGGATCATCATCATCAAGCATCAACGGATCTTTGAAAAAATCATTAAAAGATCGGCGTTTTCCAGCAAGTTCGGCCAGGGTAAACGGCCACAAGGTCAGTAGAAAGTATCGACCCGCCAATGAATCTCCTCCTTTTTGAAAAACATTCAGACGACCACTTCCCAAAACTAAAAATTGATACTGATTTGAAAACTGATCATAGATTCCTTTCAAATAGTTTTTCCATTTCCTGTATTTGTGAATTTCATCATAAATCACCAAAGGGGGAGTGTTATCCTTTCGATGGACTTCCTCAAAAAATGTAGGTTTCTGAATGAGAAGTGATTTATTCGTGATCAAGTCCCAATTAAAATAAACAGAACTTGAAAAATCTTTAGCCAGCATGCGGGCAAACGTCGTTTTTCCAGATTGACGAGGCCCGGCCAAAAAAATCATGGACTTATCTTTGGAAAGGTCTTCCCAAATATGATGATAAAGAATTCGTTTAAGCATGTGACTATATTAACATTAAAAGTGAAATGGTCAAGACTTTTCCATGGTATAATATGAAAAAGTCATTTCATTAGAATGGTAATTTCAATTGCTTAAGGTTGTCTTGAATTGATAAAATCAGATTTTCTAAAATGAAGAGGGGAGGGGTCGATGAAAACAATACGTTTAGGGGCCTTAAGTTTGGGTGCGATATTTTTAAGTTTTGTTTCTTTAGGGAGAGCAGATTCTAAAACTTCATCTGAATTAACTAAAGCGGTGGCAATTTTACATCCCACACAAGGCAATCAAGTCAAAGGAATGATTAGTTTTACAAAATCTTCAGAGGGTATTTGGGTAGTGGCGGATATCGAGGGACTGACTCCAGGAAAGCACGGATTTCATATTCATGAGAAGGGAAGCTGTGATTCAGTGGATGGTTCTTCTGCGGGTGGTCATTTTAATCCTCATCAAATGCCTCATGCTGCGCCCAATGATGCTCAAAGGCATGAAGGGGATCTTGGAAATGTCATGGCGAATGAAAAAGGCGTAGCCCATTTGGAATATATTGATTCTAAAATAAGCTTAAACGGAGATGATTCTATTATTGGAAGAAGCGTTATTCTCCACGCCCAAGAAGATGATTTCAAAACCCAACCCACAGGGAATGCAGGTGCTCGTATCGCCTGCGGGGTGATTGAGGTCAGTGAATAAACAGGGGGTTTTTATCACGGGGACAGATACAGGAGTGGGTAAAACTCTTGTAAGCTGTGCCTTGGCCTCGTCTTTAAGCCAGAGGCGCCCGATTGGGGTGATGAAACCCTTTTCCTCTGGATCTCGTGAAGACGCGGAATACCTGAAAAAATTTTCTGGGCTTGAGACGGTTAAACTCGATCAAATTAATCCGGTTTATTTTCAAAAACCGCTTGCTCCTTTCAGTGTAAAAAAATTAGGGTCTGCCTCCCTTTATTTAAAAAAGATTCTTCCTCATTATCAATGGATGAAAGACCATTTTAGTTTTGTCATTGTCGAAGGAATGGGAGGGCTGCATGTTCCTATTGCTCACAACTTCATGGTTGCTGATTTAGCTTTAGAGATGAATTCACCTTTAGTGATTGTTGCCTGTCCTTGGCTTGGAACCCTCAATCACACCTTACTCACTTTTGATTATGCTTGCTCAAAAGGATTGGATGTGAGTGGCATTATTTTTAATGCCCCTCAGAGGAAGAGAGATCTTTCGGTTAAGACCAATGCTGAGGTGCTTAGACATTTGACAAATCTACCCATTTTAGGAAATATTCCTTTTATGAAGGGTTCATTTGAAGAGAAGGTTAAAAAAATTATTCAGGGTCGTTTTTTTGATCAGAAATGGTTGAATAGGATGAATCAATGAATGAATTTGGGTTGATTCAAAAGATTCGTAAGGCTGCATTCCTGAATCATTCTGAAGTTCTAACAGGAATTGGGGATGATTGCGCTGTTGTAAAATCTCCAAGAATGAATCACGTTTTACTTTTGACAGTAGATCAGGTGGTGGAAGGGGTTCATTTTTTAGCGGGGACTCATTTCTCAAAAGTAGGCCGAAAGGCATTAGCCCGTTCCATCAGTGATATTGCAGCGATGGGAGGCATTCCAAAATATGCCCTGCTTTCCTTAGGATTACCCAAGGGAATTTCTCCTAAAAGTGTCGATCAATTTTATCTTGGATTTTTAGAATTGGCTCATCCCTATTCGGTCGATTTGATTGGGGGAGATATTTCTAAAAGTTTAAAGGGATTT is a window encoding:
- the bioD gene encoding dethiobiotin synthase, with the protein product MNKQGVFITGTDTGVGKTLVSCALASSLSQRRPIGVMKPFSSGSREDAEYLKKFSGLETVKLDQINPVYFQKPLAPFSVKKLGSASLYLKKILPHYQWMKDHFSFVIVEGMGGLHVPIAHNFMVADLALEMNSPLVIVACPWLGTLNHTLLTFDYACSKGLDVSGIIFNAPQRKRDLSVKTNAEVLRHLTNLPILGNIPFMKGSFEEKVKKIIQGRFFDQKWLNRMNQ
- a CDS encoding superoxide dismutase family protein — translated: MKTIRLGALSLGAIFLSFVSLGRADSKTSSELTKAVAILHPTQGNQVKGMISFTKSSEGIWVVADIEGLTPGKHGFHIHEKGSCDSVDGSSAGGHFNPHQMPHAAPNDAQRHEGDLGNVMANEKGVAHLEYIDSKISLNGDDSIIGRSVILHAQEDDFKTQPTGNAGARIACGVIEVSE